The Leclercia adecarboxylata genome has a segment encoding these proteins:
- a CDS encoding DDE-type integrase/transposase/recombinase yields MLKREGRCPSDVEHRQIKYRNNVIECDHGKLKRIIGATLGFKSMKTAYATIKGIEVMRALRKGQASAFYYGDPLGEMRLVSRVFEM; encoded by the coding sequence CTGCTCAAACGCGAAGGCCGGTGCCCGTCTGACGTTGAACACCGACAGATTAAGTACCGGAACAACGTGATTGAATGCGATCATGGCAAACTGAAACGGATAATCGGCGCCACGCTGGGATTTAAATCCATGAAGACGGCTTACGCCACCATCAAAGGTATTGAGGTGATGCGTGCACTACGCAAAGGCCAGGCCTCAGCATTTTATTATGGTGATCCCCTGGGCGAAATGCGCCTGGTAAGCAGAGTTTTTGAAATGTAA